The Arcobacter porcinus sequence ATATTACTAAAAGCAGCTTTCATTGATACGAATATTTTTGGATTTTGTTCTTCTAGTTTTGCTAAAAGCTCTTTTGTTGTAGCTCTTGCATGTGGCATTTTTACATCAAATCTAAGTCCTGGACAAGCTTCATCTCCAATTACTCTAATCTCATTTGATGCTGCAAATGCTCTTAATTGTCTCTCTCTTGTAAAAATCAAAGGTCTAATTACTTCTAATCCATTTTTTGCTTTGTAAATTGGTGGCATAGTTCTCATTGTTCCATTGTAAAATAGATTCATAAAATATGATTCCATAGCATCATCTAAATGATGTCCTAAAGCTACTTTGTTATACCCTTGTTCAAGTGCAGTTGTATATAAATATCCTCTTCTCATTCTTGAAAAAAATGAACAAAATGAAGAGTTTTTTCTTATTTTTTCACCAGCTAAATCAAAAATTTGTGTATCAATTACTTCGTGCTCTATTCCATGCTCTTTACAGTGATTACTCAAAAATTCAATTTGTTCACCCATTCCATAAGTGATTGTTACAGCTTTAAAATCAAATTTAAAAGGTGCTTTTTTCTTCATTCTATTTAAAGTATGTATTAAAGTTAAAGAGTCTTTTCCACCACTAAAACCGACCATTACTCTATCATTTTCTTTTATTAGATTGTAAGTTGCATTTACTCTTGCTACATTTGATGTGATTTTCTTACTTATTTCTATCAATTCTTATTATCCTAAAATATTTTTTGCGATTATATCAAAAAAGCTTTAATATACTATTTTAGGAAAAGATTATATAATCTTGCTTTAAATTTTAAATAACAAAGATAATAATATGACACTAGAAGAACAAAATATATTTATAGAAAAAATCAAAGAATCTATTTTGCCAGTAGCAATGTATATGGATGATCAACAAATTTTTTTACTTTTAGAAGATGTTCAAGCATCAAATGATTCACTTACTGAGGGATTTGCAAAGATGCTTTTTGAACAGATTATTATCTTAAAATATAATAGATTAGGTTAAGAGATGAGAGATTTTATAACTTACGAAGAGTCATTAAAAATAATAAATAATATAAAAATTTCAAATTCAACAGAAAAACTATTTTTAACAAATGCTCTTGGAAGAATTTTAGCACAAGATATTATTGCAGATCATAACAGCCCTGCTTTTCCAACTTCTGGAATGGATGGTTATGCAATTAAATTTGAAGATATTGAAAAAGAGTTAATAATAACTGATAAAAATCCAGCTGGATTTGTAGTTGAAAAAAGTGTGGAAGAAGGAACTTGTATAAAAACTTTTACAGGTTCACTAATGCCAAAAGGAAGCGATACTTTAGTTCCTATTGAAAATGTAGAAGTAATTGATAACAAAATAAAAATAGTAAAAACTGTTCCAAAAGGCTTTGCTGTTAGAAAAGTTGGAGAAAATTACAAAAAAAATGAAGTTTTAATAAAAGCTGGTACAAAAATAGGTTTTAGTGAAATTGGAGTAATGGCATCTTTAAATATTCCACAAATTGAAGTATTTATAAATCCAACTATTGCAGTTGCTAGTACTGGGAGTGAAATATTAGATTTGGGAGTTACTCAAACAAATGATTCTCAAATAAGAAGTTCAAATCATCTTACACTTGAAGCACTTTTTAGAAGTAATGGAGCAGAAGTTTTACAAGCTGGTCCAATAGTTGATGATATGGATTCAATCACAAATTTCTTTGAGAAATCACTAAAGAAAGCTGATATTGTTGTGACAACTGGTGGAGTTAGCGTTGGAGATTATGATTTTGTACAAGATGTTATTAAAGATATATTAAAAGCAGAAGTATTGTTTCATGGAGTTTTAATAAAACCTGGAATGCATATTCTAGTAGCTTTAAAAGGTGAGAAAATAATAGTAGCACTTCCTGGATTCGCATATTCATCAACTGTTACAGCAATTTTATACATATTACCTTTGATTTATAAATTTAGAAATTCAAAAGAAAATTTACCATTTGTAAAAGCTAAAATAAATCAAGATTTCTCAAGAACTCAAGATAAAACAATTTTTACTGCATGTAATGTAAACTATATAAATGGTGAATATATTATTGATTTTATTGGTAAAAAAAGTGGAACAAGTGCAATATTGACAAATATGCTAGAAAACCCTGCTTTATTGATTCAAAACCAAAGTAGTGAAGATATAAGAAGTGGTGATTTAGTGGATATTATTCTACTTAACAACTTAAAATAGTGGAAAACAAAAACCTATTCTATCTTTTGATAGTAATTTCTATGATTCTTTGGGGAGCTTCTTGGATAAGTACAAAAGCTCTTACTCCTTATATAAATGCTTATGAAATGGTGTTTTTAAGAATGGGAATATGTTTTATAACAATGTTTCCTATTATATTTATCTCAAAAATGAAGTTCAAACTTGATTTGAAAACTCTAACTTTAGTTCTTCTTGCATCACTTTTTCTAGTTTTATATAGTGTTTTTATGTTTTTTGGAGTTGAGCACGGAACAGGAAGTTTAGGTGGAGCGATGGTTCCTTCTATGATTCCAATTATTACATATATTTTTGTAGCTATTTTAAGTAAAAAAACAATAAGCCTAAAACACTCTTTTGCTCTTATTTTAGGAGTTTTTGGTGTTTTAAATATGATTGATATTTGGAAATTTGACACAAAAGTAATTTTTAGTGCAGATAATATTTATTTTACTGTTGCTTCGACATTATGGGCTATTATTACAATAATTACAGCAAAATCAACTAAAATAAATGCTTTTGTATTTACAACTTATACATATTTAATCTCTAGTACAACTCTATATATTTTTTATATTGATAACTCTATTTTTACAAGAGTTTTAGAGTTTGATACGATTTTTTGGTTTAATATCTTTGTAATAACTGTATTAAGCACTACATTTGCAACTTCTATATATTTTTTTGGAGCAGCTAAATATGGAGCAAAAGAGGTTTCATCTTTTGTATTTTTAGTTCCAGCAAGTGCAATAATAATAGGAAGTATATTCTTAGGTGAAAAAATAGAGTTTACCACTATTATTGGAGTTATTTTTGCAATGATTGCAATATATATTTTAAATAATCTAAGTTTTATAAAAATATTTAAAAATAAGAAGAGTAAGAGAAACTCTTAATCTTCTTAACTGTTTTATATAAATCTCTCTCTTTCAACATCATATCCCAACTCTTTAAATCTTTCAACAAGTGGTGGATGAGAGTAGTAAAAAAATACAAATATTTTATGAGAAAGTGGAAATGATTTATTCTCATTTGCAAGTTTTAATAGTGCATTTACAAGATCTTCTTTATTTGTAAGATTTGATCCAAAACTATCTGCATTATACTCATTGTGTCTTGAAATAAGTGAGATTAAAGGCATTAAGAAAAAGCTTAAAACTCCTGAAAACATCATAAACAGAGTTATAATCGCATATGATTCATTGTTTAATCCAAGAGATAAAAATAAACTATCACTTAAGTTTCCAAAAATTGCAAAAAACACAAACATTACAAATCCAATAATTCCTATATTTTTAAGAATATCTCCATTTTTAAAATGTCCAAGCTCATGTCCTAAAACTGCTAGAAGTTCATTATGACTTAATTTTTCAATTAATGTATCAAAAAGAACAACTCTTTTTGTAGCTCCTAAGCCACCAAAATATGCATTTAATCTACTATCTCTTTTACTTGCATCAACACTAAAAACTCCACTACTTTTAAAACCAACATCTTTTAATAGTTTCTCTATTTTAGCTTCTAATTCACTATCTTTTAACTTCTCAAATTTATCAAACATTTTATCTCTAATTACAGGATAAAGCATATTAATCAAAATAATAACAGCAAAAATAAATATAAATCCAAATATCCACCAAGTTGGTAAAGTTTCAATAATATATGCAATTCCAGCAACAACAAGTGAACCAAAAATAAAAAATAAAATCCCACTTTTAATTGTATCTTTTATATATAAAGCTTTTGTCATATTTGAAAAACCATATTTTTTATCTAATTTAAAAGTTTTATACAAATCAAATGGCAATCCTAAAAACCAATTAACTAAAATAAAAATATCTACAAATAATACTGCTTTTAAAATATTTGATTCAATAAGTAAAATAGAATCAAGAAATTTAAGTCCAAAACCAAGCCAAACTATAAAAACAACAAAATCATAAAACTGAGAAACTAAAGCTAATTTCTCTTTCTCAATAGCATAATTTGCTGCTTCTTGATAAGTTTTTGTATCTAAAATTATTGCTCTTTTTCTTTTTGAATCATTTACAAAACCAATTTGCATAAATGATGTATAAGTTTGCATTACAAAATATATACAAAGTAATGCTATAAAAAATGTTAACAAAATATAATCCTCTCTTTATTTAAAATCTCTTCTAAAATCTTTTAATCTATTTATTAAACTCTCTTCACTACTTATATAAAGTAGTTCATAATTCTCTTCAAAGCTCTTTTTTGTATAGTTTGCACTTCCAATCAGTGCAATGTTTTCATCTATTAGCATGGCTTTTATATGCATTTTTATTTTATCATCTATTATTTTTGTCTCTATTTTATTTTTTTTAAGCATTTTATAGATTTTATCATCTTCTTCTACTTTGACTTTATCAAAAATTACAAGAATTTCAACTCCTCTTTCTTTTGCTTTTATAAGCTCTTTTGCTAATTTTTTACTTGAAAAGTTATAAATGGAGATAAAAATTGATTTTTCTGCATTTAAAACTAATTTTTCAAGTTCTTTTTCAAAAATATTTTTATCTTTTGGTAAAATAAAAGTTTCACTTGCAAAAATATTTATAACAAAAATAAAAATTATTAATAGTTTTTTCATCTATTTTTCCAATATTTCAAATATCTCACTTGGTATTTTAGATGGTTTACCATTTTTTAAGAAAACAAGTTTAAACTCTGCACTAAAAATTAGCTCTTCATCTTTTAAAATATCTTGTTTCATAATTATTGAAGCTGCTTTTTTTTCTATAAGTTCTGTTTTTACATCTAATATATCAGCAAACTTTGCAGATTTTATCCAATTTGCTTTGCACTCTTTTACTACAAAAAAGTGTGTATTTGAGTGTGGAAGCAATCCTTTTTGAAAAAACAATTCACTTCTAGCTCTTTCACAATAGTTTAAATAGTTTGAGTGATAAACCATATCACCGCAATCTGTATCTTCATAATAAACTCTCAATTTCACTTTATTATCCCCTTCTTTTAAATTTAGGTGTTTTCTTTAATGAAAAGTGCCAATATTTTCAATATTTTTACATTTTATAAATAATCTATAAAAAAAATATATCCCTAAGATTATACAAATGTCTAGCTTGTATCAATCTTTTAGATAATTAACTTATATTCAAGTTTCTACTGTTTATTAATTTTTTATTGTATTATTATTAACTTTTTACTATTAGAATCATTTTGTAGCTTAATTAAATTTAACTACATTCTCCCCTAACTGAAGAGTCAATAAAATTTATTGACTCTTCTTTTTTATTTACATCATTATTTAATTTAATATTTTTTATAAGCTATACAAATATAATATCTGTGTATTTATTACACCTTTTTATACTTAATATAAATATTTATAAATTAATTTCTTCCATTAAATCACTATTAAGCTTATAATTATTATTATCTATTCTTATTATATACTAAGCCTTTTTATAAAGAATAACTTAAAATGAAGAGAAAATTAAAAAAGGCAATATTTTATTAACAATATATTTTTAAAGAACATTTGCAAGTAAATATTTCTTGCTGATGTTTGATTTTTGAAGTACTATTTTTAATGCAATTATCTAGAATTTTGCAAATAGTATTTTGATAATCAAACAGTAATGTTTGGTTAAACAATTTAGTAAAGTGATAGCTTTTTTTAATGCTATCTTTTAGATTTAAGTACTAACTTGTGATCTTTTTACAATTTACTGTTTATGACTTAGAAAATACACGAGATGGATCATATGGAGTGTTGTATCTAAATATAGAGTAAATTATGGTTGCAAGTTTTCTAGCAACAGCAATAATTCCCTCCTGTTTGGATTTACCTTGAGACTTTTTTGTATCATAATATTGTTTTAGTTCTTTGTTGTGTAATAAACAACTAACACTTGCCATATATAAAGCATGTTTAGCTAAAGAAGAACCTCTTTTGCTTAAATGACCTGTAGATTTGGAATTACCTGAGCTATTTTCTGTTGGAAATAATCCAAGATAACCAATAAATTTAATAGGTGTTTTAAATCTTGATAGATCTCCACATTCACTAATAACTGCAGCAATAGTTTTAGATGAAACTCCAGGAATAGTTTTTAAGTTCTCAATCAATGAATTAGTTGGAACATCTTTTTCCTCTTTAATACCATTTTTTTCAAGAAGTGCTAATATCTCTTCTTCTAATATAGATAGTTCTTCTTGATATATTTTAAGAAGTCTAATAGAACTTTTAATAGCAATAGCTCTTGCATCTTTGGCTTTACCTGAATAAATAGAGTTTTTTGCTAACTCTAAAACCTCTATAGCCTTTTGGTTATTAAAACTATTTCCTTGAATATGTCTAAAAATTTTAAGTATCCTGTCAACACTACTATGTTTATAGTGGTGTGCAGTTGGATATTTATCTAAAAGTGCAAGCCCTGTGATGCTAAATATATCAATAAAATTTTCAAGTTCTGGAAATGTAACTGTTACTTGAGTAAGTATTCTCTTCTTTACTTCTTTCATGTCTGATTGTATAGAAGCACGATTACGATATAAAGTTCTTAAACTCTGATATTCGTCATCAGTTACATAACCTGAACTATATTTACCATCTTTTAAAAATAAAGCTATGATCCAAGAATCTATGTTGTCGTTTTTTACTTTCTTCATTGTGTGTTGTTCTCTATATCTAGTTGTTTGAAATGGATTTAATAGTTTAACATTAAACCCATGAGAATTTAAAAACTCCCAAAGGTTTTCACCATAAATACCAGTTGCTTCAAGACCAATTATAAAATCATTTGTATTTGATGAAATAGTTTCAAGTTTAGTAATAAACTTTGAAAATCCATCAATACAGTTTGTAACTCTTATAGGTTTTTGTGTAACTTTTACTTCATTCTCATCAATGATAGTAACAACATGAAAGCTTTTAGCAATATCAATTCCAACATAATACATTTTTTTATACCTCGTTTATAATAATCTTTAGTTGCCTAGCCTAAGCTAGATTCACAGCCTCGTTAATCTATATGTAGTAAGTGCTATACAGCTACCTCCACAGCTTTTAATAAATGATTAACAACTAAAGATATCAACAGGCTTATATAATGTAGTTTGCTAGAATAAATATAAATTCAATTCCATCATTGCTACAAGGAAAAAAATGTTGTTATATCTAAAGTCATAGACTGTAAAAAGTAAAAGATTTGAAGTTAGTACTTCAATCTTAAAAGAATATATTTTTTAGCTAAAAGCTAGGTTATATATTCATAAATTTATTATACGAGGATAAAAAATGAAAAAAATATTGTTTTTACTATTTTGTATTGCAAATTTATCATTTGCTGCAAAATATGATTCAGCTAGAGCTGAAATGTTATCACTTTCATGTGTAAATTGCCATGGAAACAATTCAAGCTACTCAACAGCTATTCCTTCTATTGTTGGTAAAGATAAGTCTTATCTTTATAATACTCTTTTAGAGTATAAGTCTGGAAAAAGAGTTGATACTTATATGATGCAAAAACATACAAAAGGTTTTTCAAATGAAGAACTTGAACAACTTGCATATTACTT is a genomic window containing:
- a CDS encoding tRNA 2-thiocytidine biosynthesis TtcA family protein translates to MIEISKKITSNVARVNATYNLIKENDRVMVGFSGGKDSLTLIHTLNRMKKKAPFKFDFKAVTITYGMGEQIEFLSNHCKEHGIEHEVIDTQIFDLAGEKIRKNSSFCSFFSRMRRGYLYTTALEQGYNKVALGHHLDDAMESYFMNLFYNGTMRTMPPIYKAKNGLEVIRPLIFTRERQLRAFAASNEIRVIGDEACPGLRFDVKMPHARATTKELLAKLEEQNPKIFVSMKAAFSNIQLPTFFYKDLKDIYLNFDE
- a CDS encoding molybdopterin molybdotransferase MoeA, which translates into the protein MRDFITYEESLKIINNIKISNSTEKLFLTNALGRILAQDIIADHNSPAFPTSGMDGYAIKFEDIEKELIITDKNPAGFVVEKSVEEGTCIKTFTGSLMPKGSDTLVPIENVEVIDNKIKIVKTVPKGFAVRKVGENYKKNEVLIKAGTKIGFSEIGVMASLNIPQIEVFINPTIAVASTGSEILDLGVTQTNDSQIRSSNHLTLEALFRSNGAEVLQAGPIVDDMDSITNFFEKSLKKADIVVTTGGVSVGDYDFVQDVIKDILKAEVLFHGVLIKPGMHILVALKGEKIIVALPGFAYSSTVTAILYILPLIYKFRNSKENLPFVKAKINQDFSRTQDKTIFTACNVNYINGEYIIDFIGKKSGTSAILTNMLENPALLIQNQSSEDIRSGDLVDIILLNNLK
- a CDS encoding DMT family transporter; this translates as MENKNLFYLLIVISMILWGASWISTKALTPYINAYEMVFLRMGICFITMFPIIFISKMKFKLDLKTLTLVLLASLFLVLYSVFMFFGVEHGTGSLGGAMVPSMIPIITYIFVAILSKKTISLKHSFALILGVFGVLNMIDIWKFDTKVIFSADNIYFTVASTLWAIITIITAKSTKINAFVFTTYTYLISSTTLYIFYIDNSIFTRVLEFDTIFWFNIFVITVLSTTFATSIYFFGAAKYGAKEVSSFVFLVPASAIIIGSIFLGEKIEFTTIIGVIFAMIAIYILNNLSFIKIFKNKKSKRNS
- a CDS encoding M48 family metallopeptidase; its protein translation is MQTYTSFMQIGFVNDSKRKRAIILDTKTYQEAANYAIEKEKLALVSQFYDFVVFIVWLGFGLKFLDSILLIESNILKAVLFVDIFILVNWFLGLPFDLYKTFKLDKKYGFSNMTKALYIKDTIKSGILFFIFGSLVVAGIAYIIETLPTWWIFGFIFIFAVIILINMLYPVIRDKMFDKFEKLKDSELEAKIEKLLKDVGFKSSGVFSVDASKRDSRLNAYFGGLGATKRVVLFDTLIEKLSHNELLAVLGHELGHFKNGDILKNIGIIGFVMFVFFAIFGNLSDSLFLSLGLNNESYAIITLFMMFSGVLSFFLMPLISLISRHNEYNADSFGSNLTNKEDLVNALLKLANENKSFPLSHKIFVFFYYSHPPLVERFKELGYDVERERFI
- a CDS encoding phospholipase D-like domain-containing protein; its protein translation is MKKLLIIFIFVINIFASETFILPKDKNIFEKELEKLVLNAEKSIFISIYNFSSKKLAKELIKAKERGVEILVIFDKVKVEEDDKIYKMLKKNKIETKIIDDKIKMHIKAMLIDENIALIGSANYTKKSFEENYELLYISSEESLINRLKDFRRDFK
- a CDS encoding YbgC/FadM family acyl-CoA thioesterase, encoding MKLRVYYEDTDCGDMVYHSNYLNYCERARSELFFQKGLLPHSNTHFFVVKECKANWIKSAKFADILDVKTELIEKKAASIIMKQDILKDEELIFSAEFKLVFLKNGKPSKIPSEIFEILEK
- a CDS encoding IS110 family transposase, whose product is MYYVGIDIAKSFHVVTIIDENEVKVTQKPIRVTNCIDGFSKFITKLETISSNTNDFIIGLEATGIYGENLWEFLNSHGFNVKLLNPFQTTRYREQHTMKKVKNDNIDSWIIALFLKDGKYSSGYVTDDEYQSLRTLYRNRASIQSDMKEVKKRILTQVTVTFPELENFIDIFSITGLALLDKYPTAHHYKHSSVDRILKIFRHIQGNSFNNQKAIEVLELAKNSIYSGKAKDARAIAIKSSIRLLKIYQEELSILEEEILALLEKNGIKEEKDVPTNSLIENLKTIPGVSSKTIAAVISECGDLSRFKTPIKFIGYLGLFPTENSSGNSKSTGHLSKRGSSLAKHALYMASVSCLLHNKELKQYYDTKKSQGKSKQEGIIAVARKLATIIYSIFRYNTPYDPSRVFSKS
- a CDS encoding c-type cytochrome, giving the protein MKKILFLLFCIANLSFAAKYDSARAEMLSLSCVNCHGNNSSYSTAIPSIVGKDKSYLYNTLLEYKSGKRVDTYMMQKHTKGFSNEELEQLAYYFSKIK